From the genome of Rhinolophus ferrumequinum isolate MPI-CBG mRhiFer1 chromosome 24, mRhiFer1_v1.p, whole genome shotgun sequence:
CTCAATGAGCTGAACTCATCGCTACAGGTGAAAGAAGACAGCAGCCCCATTTTGATAAAGGTCTGAcaaagtactagaaaaagaataCGGAAAACTATTGGAAAGGCATCAATAAGATGGCTATTTTAAAGAGTACACAGAGAACAAAGAGTAATAACAGCCTCTATAAGAAAACAAGTTACATTTATACACACATTACAACTTGGGGACTGACCCTCTACTAGCAAAGCAACCATTGGTCCAGTCCCTGGTCAGGAACACGCCTGTAATTAGTTCTCTGACACTGAACAGTGTTTTGTTCACCATGCCTGGTCAGTCAGTTAAGTACTAAGCTCCATCCgttaaaaaggcaagaaaaagtgTCAACAGAGTAGTGCTCTCACATTCAAGCACATTATACTTTGCTGGCAGGCATTGCGACAACAAAAAAGGCCGGGGTGGAAACGAATGATTAGAACTGACAACAAAGTGAGTAGTAATCGTTGTTTTCTATTATGGAGTATCTTTAACCAGCATTGAAAAAGCACACATGCGATGTGTGTACAGACCAAATACTAGGGGGAAAGTGAAGTCGTAAGTCGTGACAGCGGGCTCCTCAGAAAAAGAAGTTTCTATAGAAGTATTGGCTTTTACTCATTCAAGCAATATAGATCCATACAGGACATCTTTCTACATGGAAAACTCGGCATTTAGATTATCCACTAACTGAATcacacaaaaacatttatttaaatagactTTGTTTAAAAACTCAAGTCATTCAATGAAATCTTAAATCAGCAGGATTTGCTTGAACCAGGAGCAAGGTCACTGTATTAAAATCATTCTAACCTGCTTTTCTCTACGGTGAGTCCAATACAATGACCCCCAGCTACCAATGCTTTGGAACCTGCAGAACATCCCTCTTTGTACAACCCACCTTCCCCCCACTATTCAGGAAAAGAAGTGTACACCGTACAAATAATGTTCACCACTTTTCATGTCCCATCAAGCTTATCAAACTGATCATCTGcctttaaataaaagcattacattCTAAGACCACATAAAGGAATCTGTAAGTTTGAGGATTTCTAACACCAAACAAGACTTGGAAAGATGTTTTAGGTAGAAAACATCCTTAGAATCTGATTGGAGCTATTAAAGAAGCCACACTGGTCTCGGTCAATGAACTGAACGAGAAACACCATAGTACATAACTCTGCTTACTTCTCTGATCACATTTCTCATACAAGAAATTCTGCCaggaaccaaaataaaaattttcaacaactgtggcataaaaagaaacatatctgGTCTTTGTCTCCAGTTCCTGGCACCCAGCTCCTAGGTGCTAGGGTTGCTTGGagcatgttttcttctaatatttgGTCTCTGTCCCAGTTTGTGACACAAGAGCTCCTAAGACCCTTGGAATCTCCAGAGTGAAGAGTGTCTTTCTGCAGGCTAATGAGGTGGCTGAGGTCCCCTCGAAAGCTTCAAGATGGGGACcagtcaccagaaagaccaagccacgATTAGAAGCTTaaaactttcagccccaccccccattctCTGGGGCGGGGAGACGGCTGGAGATTGAATTCATAACTGATGGTGCCAACAtgataaagcctccataaaaatccctaaaataCAGGGTTCGAAGAGCTTCTGGGAAACACATCCACACGCCAGGAGGGTGGTGCACCCCAACTCCACGGGGACAGAAGCTGCTGCACTCTGGACCCTATCAGACCTCACCATATGTACCTCATCAGGCAGTTTATCTGCGTCCATTATATCACACCCTTTATTACATAATAAACCTGTAAGCACAAATAAGTGTCCTCccgagttctgtgagccattatAGCCAATTGTCAAACCTGAGGGAAGGGGGGTAGTGGACATCAATTTAGATCCAAGTCAGACACAAGTGTGGGTAACCTGAGGACCCTGGGGACACACTACTCACAAAGGCACCTGAAATAAGGGCAGTCTTGTGTGACGGAGCCCTCGACCTGTGAGATTTGACACTGACTCCAcatagtgtcagaactgaactGAACCGTAGGACACCCAACTAGTGTCCGAGAACTGGTCGGGGCAGGAAAAATAACCCCGCACATGTGGTACAGGGAGTATGCAGAGGGAAACAGTGTCTAGTCAACACCCCAAAATGCTGCTGTTCGGTGCTCTGGTCAAGAACTGGTTCAGAGGGAATAGCTGTGGTTTCTCATTCACCTGCTCACCGACTAAACCATAACAGGTCTTCACAAATTACGTGAATTATTGTTACAGATACAAAAGAACCAGCTCTTATCCATATAAATATGCACGATTTAATGGTTATTACTCTTTTGGGCCCCCCCAGTGATTATATTCATAAGGAATTACCAAGAGGATAATatgaaatgaatttaagaaatacaaaccaTTGACACTTAACATCACATTTCTATATACCTGCAGCTTCTCAGACCCACAGCACTAAATAACATAGTGTTTGTACAAGTTTTATAAAGCAAGATTAGTTCATTCTTACTAACATTTGAACACCTGTCTTGAACGAAGTGGGTTTGGTTCATGCACATGGCTCAAGTGTTCCAGCAAAGAAACAAGCAACAGCTGGTTTGCAACGGCAAAAGGGAATGTCGGCTGCTGTTGGGGTCCTTTTAACACCTGCAGCTCTGCTGGGACATCagattctaaaaattaaaaagggaaaaaaatttcataaatggTCAACACATATCTCATAATGACAAAACAGCACATTCTAATTAATGGAACAAAGTATTTAAACTTACGGAAGtaagaaacaaagaagcagtTAAACTGTGTGGGGTTAGTCAAGACAGACTTTCTGGAACTGAGTTTTGACTTGAATTCCAGAAGGTGGAAGACTAACAGAAGGccactgggaggagggagagagtttTGGTAGTAACGATGTACCCaaaggcagaaataaataaatgaacaaataaaggtTCAAGCAAACAAGCAGGAACAGGGGGGCTTCCTGCCACTGAGAGGACGGCCCAGGCCCAGGCATAAGGAAAGAAGCTgagcagaggggaagggaaacagaGGAAGGACAGAAACTTCATTTTGAGCATGAGcctctatgtaccaggcatttttATGCacgatctcatttaatcttcacaggaCAGTAAACGGTAAGTGttaccattcccattttacagatgaggacactgatcTCCTCAGAGGGTAAGGAACTTTTGGAAGCAGGCAGATCAGACAGACTCTCAAGCTACGCCCACTGTCCTCTTTCACCACACAGGATCAACCAGACAGACAAGTTGGCACTTACAACTGAAGGTCATAAGTTCTTacttattgttttattaatacattattgAACAGACCAAAAACACAATGAAGGAAAAATGTTTGAGGAAACTGTTCTGGAAACATATAATGGGGAGCCTAGAAGGAGGCATACAACAGTGAACAGGAGATGTTAAGATAAGCTAGTAAAGGAAGTTAAGTaacaaaaacatggaaagaaaaggtCCCAGAGATATGAAGAAAAAATGGACTGGCCAGGATTTAAAACACTAGGAATGGGAGGACGGAGGTGTTAATGAGTGGAAATGGGTAAAAAGGGGGTGTCAGAGAAAAGATGAGGCAATTCAAACGCTCAATAGCTGTTGACCCAACTCAAGTGGAAATGACACAGGGACCATAGATCCTACACCTGCTAAAATCATCCCATTTCAAATATTCTATTCCACTCTCCTCTATGAACGACTAAAGGTCCTGGAAAACCCAAGTTTTCAAATCCAGGCTTCATTCACCAATTTCCTCTGTGACCTGCAGGTGGGCAAAAAAAGACCTGCATGTTTGTAGATGTGCTactcattttaaataaacacttaCTGTCTgaatatggaaaagagaaagaataaaaaatgtggcCATGTAAAAACTTCTCTATGTAAAGACATTCTTAAAGTTAAAATAAGAGCACTTCCGGCTCCCCGGCCTCAGCATGGCTGCTTTAAGTACTTGGCTCTCTACAGGTGTCAGGAGGTTGCACTGCAGCGTGGCAGTTCGGGCGGGCAGCCAGTGGAGACTCCAGCAGGGCCTAGCTGCCAGCCCCTCCGGCTACGGGCCCCTTACGGAGCTCCCAGACTGGTCTTATGCGGATGGCCGCCCTGCGCCCCCAGTGAAAGGCCAGCTTCGAAGAAAAGCCCAAAGGGAGAAGTTTGCAAGACGAGTTGTACTGCTGTCACaggaaatggatgctggattACAGGCATGGCAGCTCAGGCAGCAGGAGAAgtttcaggaagaagaaaggaaacgaAAAAATGCTCTTAAACCTAAAGGGGCTGCACTGCAGAGCCCACTGCCAAGTCAATAAAAAGCAACTCCTgtctcccttaaaaaaaaaaaaaaaagttaaaataagaattacaaattCAGATATAGTACATATATCTGAACATATATCATGTATATTGTACTATACATGACAAGAAAAGGtaataaaatttatagaacttacaaactattaaaaaatgaagCACAATTAAGATTCAAAGAACTTCAACATAACTAGTAACTAATgacatacatattaaaataactacAGTACAGAGTTTGCCATCAGATTGCTATCTACTGACAACCTGTAATACCTGGTGGTGTTATgggcagagaaaaaagacattttcaaacacaATAGGATACAAGTGTTTGGAACCTTTGGCAATACATCCtagaatttaaaatgtgcaaatcTTTGACCCAGCACCTCTACTTTTGGAAATACATACCAAGGAAGTAACTAAGCAAAGCAAAACAGCCAAATATGTACAAGATGTTCAGCATAACACTGTTTGGAGTATTGAAACAGTGTGAAGTTACATACACATACGAATGACAGGATACTACGCAGCTGTTCAAAATGACTGTGTACAGAAAGCATCATAAATAGTTCACTATCAAGTCAAAGAGGCTGGCTATCAATCAGGAACACGAATGAAAGGCAGGCGAGATAGtttcaaacaaaccaaaacacccGTTCTGGTCATCATGTTAGCAAGATGTATCAAgaccttttttttaatagcatattTCTTTGACTCAACAAATTCTACTCTGTGGATCTgttctaaagaaataataagacATTAACAAAGATTTATGTATACAGACGTCAAACCCGTTATTtctaatggttaaaaaaaaaaaaagacaaacctatTTTTCCAACAATTGAGCAAAGACTAAAGAAATGATAGTACAGAATGCGATAGTCTTAAAGTACTATTTTAAAGGCTAATTTATCGCAAGAAAATGCTAATGTCACATTTAGAGAGCAGAacatcaaatatttatcataCTACTACGATCACAATTTTAAAGTCTACTTATTTTATAGCTATATAAATCTATACAcacaaaaagaatggaaagaactACACAGACAAAACATTTGCCCTCTCTTTTCAATGATACATCGACAGAATttgtaaaaggaatgaaattacgGTGGACATGACATTGTGTAGCCTGCCTTTTTGATCCAAAGGCCTCTCGCTGGCATACAGCAGCTCTCAATAAATAGTTGCAAATGAATACACCAAATTGTTAGCACTGAGTTAGCCCCTGGAGTGAAAAGGTGACTTTCCCTTCTTTTGCCTtgacttctttaaatttttgtgaaTGACTTCTCTAAATTTCTATCTTATTTGgacaaaaatcagaaagaaatctTTAATCTAGTCATGATACCTTTCTTTGACAAAtagttttaaacagaaaattcatcAAATACATTGTCTCCAACTACACCAAAATGGAAACAGTAATCTCTGGGTAATGAGATTACGGTTTTTAAATCTTCTTCAGGCTTTTCTATATCTTCAACATAGTCTGTaatgtgaacttttaaaaaaatatactgaatttgTAACAATGGTTGAGATTACGGTTAGGAgggttttctagttctttatacTCATACTTTCCTATGTTCTACAATGAGAAAATTCtactattttataagaaaaaacaaaaaagaacagctGGTCCGTGGAGTAGAAAGAACCTAATAAACCAAGAAAAGGAGAACTTTAAGACCAGTGGACTCatgcaagaaggaagaaaactgaaaggaaatgaagtcTGAAGCTGAAAGCTTCCCATCTCACAGTTCTGGTCAAGAGTAGAAGAGGAAAGTGGCTAAAAGGAAAGATGAAGTCAAGTCCtcttacaaaaaaatgttaagaaataagATCTATATCCTAGGTGAATTAGAGTTCTAGACTTCTGCCAAGTAGGAGGGGAGCAGACAAACAGGAAAGGGGTCACCAAATTCAGTCTCCTCAGGAAAGTATAATCCAAATGGTCCATTATTAAATGAATGAGGAACCTGGAGGGTTTATCCAAGGGAAAATTCGGGAAAACTCGAgtcagatgaaagaagaaaaatgaatgagtctGACAATGGGTTTACCGTTGGCCTCCATCTAATGCATGCTGTTCCACGGGGGAAAACATGCAGTAACTGATCAAAGGCTCATGCCAGCTCTAGAAGAATGCCTACACAATAAACTCCTGCAGAACACCGGTTTCAGAGTTACACTTAGGTTTACACCATTAACCGGCACAGCGACCTCCTTCCATCACACAGAAGACCTTTGAGAAACTATTtaactattttactatttttacatCTAGTACAAATAAAACTACCTTTTTCAAAGGCTTTACTTTtcacataaaaagataaatgatgtTTGGACGTGCTGAGCCTCTTTGGAAGAAAAGGCAATATGTAAACACAACATTATTATCAGAAACCTAGGTGAAGGAAATTTTTAGAAGCTAATCTAAGACCACTCCCTTCAAGAACAATCTTCAATTTGCAGAAAACCTTATCACAATGTTACAGCAAACACAGACCTACGTGTCTATAGCTGGGGCTTTTCCCGTGACATAACACTTTATGTATTACGAAGCTGCTGTAACATACCAccttacatatgaaaaaaatcagtttgtccCTTAAAAAATACTTATCTTACAACTGTCCTCTGCTAATGGCCTACTTAAATTACCACCAGTATGCTTCTGTCTCCCTTTAGGGTCAAGAATTATAAGTAGTATTAAGGATGAAGATCGAAGaatttaaggaataaattaaaaCCTTTGCCACTCAGCTTCCACCTTTAAATCCATTCCACGTGTTAATAGTTGCTTCAGGCTTCAACTGAATATGTATTCTCTGTAATCATCTTATTCAAACTACCCAATAGTAAAAACCTCCCTGAATCAATGTTTTCATTCTTGATAGCACCATTTTTAAAACTGCCATAACAACTGGTTGTAATTAAAGAACCTACTGCACTTTCATTAAAATACTGGATACTTGAAATTGTTTAGTCAATATTTTAAGTCTCTCTCACTTTATCTGATTTAAGAACGTGACACACTTAGGCCCTAATCTCCCAGTAAACAAAAGCCGCAAGAAAACTTgggcatttctttttaaaaccgAGGAGGAGGATTTCCATACTGCCTCACTATGTATGGGAAGTCTTTAGCTACCCTACCTACCGGTGAAGCAAGACAAGAGAAGCTACAAATCAAAACTCAACCCAAAGTCAGCAAGTATGGTCTGCAACCTCCCACTGTAGTAGTTTACAAAGTTCATGCACTTCGCCTGACAAAACCACAGGGCGTGGGAACGGAAAAGTGGCCTGAGGGAAGTCTTAGCAAGTCCGCAGCCTTGAGTCCGCAGAGACAAAACCAAGAAACAGAAATCTAAACAAACCAGCGGGCTGCAGAGACTCGTTTCAATGTTTACCTTACCCGAACGACACGCCCGCCGCCCCCGGCACTGCACCGCTGAGCGCCAGCTCAAGCCAAAATCCAGCCGAATCTCCCCAGATCCTGGAGCGAATTTCGCTGCTGCCCAGCCCACCCGACAATTAAAGTGGACGGGGGAAAGGGGCGGGACGCCGCAGCATTCCGGGTCACTTACCATCATACTTGGGGTCCGAGCCTTCCGCCGGAAAGTCGATGGCAGGCGGCGCAGGCAGAGCCCAGGCTCCGTCGCCTTCCGCCTCGCGCTTGGGGGCTTCGGAGCTGCCCCCCAGCATCGTGGACCGCGCACGGGACGCAGCCCAGCGCGCCCACCAGCGAAGGACCGCCTCGCTCAGCTCCAGCAGCAAACGCCACCGAATCCGGAAGTAGCCCCTTGCCAAACGGAACTCTTGCCCCGGACTCTCGCGAGCCGCTGCAGGGGGCGGGTCTTGCTGCAGGCTCCGCCCCTTCCAGGAGGGAAGGATGATGGATTGGTCCCGCAGGGACGCACCCCTGGCGCAGGCGCCCTGCTGGGCTGGTTCTCAGGCGGCGCCCGGCGGGCTGGTGGGACTGGGTGCCCACCATGCACGAGTGGACCCCGGCTTGCGCTCTCGGGCACTTCTCGCTGTCCTTTAGACCTAAGTACCCGCAGGCGAATCAGAGCGCTCACATCTCGTGCCAGGACTAGGGTGCGGGTATTGGAATCACGTGTCTGCAGAGATTTTTAACCCAAACGTTTACATTTTGAGGACACAACAGTGactatttgtcatttgtttttccaaaaaaaaaaaaaagatcaaaaacaagACCCGTGTCAACGAGAACTGAACCTGTTTTGGTCAACCGTTAAACCGCACAAAACGGGAAATGCCAACTAGATTCCAAAATGAATCTAACCTAACAGAAATTCTTCTGGTTTTGAGACTGAACTTTCAACTGAAATTAATTCAAACCTGAGACAGCCTTTTAAGTGACCCCACGGCCACAGTGGATTAACTTTTGAAGCCCTTAGCTTCAAAACTCCTCCCCCTTTGCCATGGAGATGTCGCTGATGACCTGGTCGCCAACACAATGAGGCTGGAAATAATTCTTAGTTCAGAGATCAGTTAATATAGCTGGAATACAAGCCTTTCCGATTTGGGGCCTCAATATCTGACGTGCAACAtgtaaaaatggtatttaaaatggTGTAAGCGTTTTATTTGTGCACTGTTTCCATGTAAAGTCATACTGGATGCATTTAGCCTGATAGAAGCAGTGAAGGGTGTGGTTCTCCAAATAACTCCCAAAGATTAGGGATGTCCCTTTCCATGCCCTGCtgacaggaaaagcagagcaTTTCTGGAGGGTGATTTATCTACATGTACccacagctttaaaaatataaatacttttgaCTCATCGTTTCCACTTCCAGAAATTTATTCTAAGCAACGGGTTAAGAATGAGCAAAAAGCTGTAGCTTAAAAGTATTTATTGCAATACTAGTTATACCAAAAACAAGAAGACACTGGAATTGGCAAAATTAATTATGAACAACCACACAATGGCACACTttgcaaccattaaaaatattggtATGCAATACGCAGTTCTCACCACTTTTCCACCACCACTAGAGTGGGGAACAAAAGCAAACGTTCTGGTTAGAATATAAACAAAGGCAACCTTTCTAGAAAATGATGTGCAACTTATAGTAAAAGCTTTTAAATAAGCATACTCTTTGACCTACATATAGGagtatatccaaaggaaataatcagtggTGAAAAAAGATGAATCTATAAGAATGTTCATCGAAGTGTAGCTTATAATAGAAATGCACTGAAATAAATCCAAATTCCAAATAAAAGAGCAGTTAGGGTACATCCGTGCAATGAAATCTTATGCAGCCATtacaaaaaatgaagaagaaaaacaaaggagcagtttttttctcttggcttccaTGATATTACACAATTCTAGTCTTTCTCTATTTTACTGGTCCTCCATCTCATTATCCCTTTCTGGATCCCCCTCCAAATGTATAGTTACGGTATGTAGGGCTCTTGTCATGTCATTCCAAATTCTCTCAGGAGATAACCATATGCATTGCTATCACTTTACATACCATCTATAAGCTGACAACTCCCAAATGTATCTCTGTGGCGCAGACTTCTTCTCTTGGATGACTCAAAAGCATCTCAAATTTGTCTGAAAGTATAAACTCTTGGTATTCCTACTAAAACCTGTTTTCCACTACCGCTCTTCATCCATTTAAATGGCACACAATCCACCTGCTTTTACAAGCCTAAAACGTGAGAGTCAACCTTTATTCCATATCCAGAATACATGTATGTCTAGACGGCttacaaatcaattttaaaaatagaaacatgatACAGCACATAAACATGTATATTAAACATACAGTTAACTGAAAAGGAAAcccaaatagccaataaacatagaaaaagatgCACCAATTTCACTAGTTACAGGTAAATGCAAATTgaacaatgaaatatttcaaactatCATGCATAATTAGCAAAATTAAAGTTTTTCATATTGGTAAGGACATGGAGAAATAGGAACTATCATATAGTGCTAAAGAGCTATTTAGTGATATTGAGTAAAGTCGAATGGTGTGTACCCAAGATCCAGTAATTAGCCCCCCTGTAGGTTTCCTTTGGACATCCCTATATACCCATGGATATATGTATTTCTTGCAACATTGTTATAACAAATTTGGAAATGACCTAATACCCATTCActagggaaataaataaatgtgttatatACACAAACAAATATTATAGAACAGTTAGAATGAATCAACTAGATCTACATGTCTTATCATGGACATTGAAAACAACAGTGAGAAGCATAAGTTGCAAAGGGCTTTAtagtaataatagcagctaatGTTCAGTAAACACGGTCTCAGCTCTCTAAAGAGATGGAAATTTCTTCATGGCAGGGGTGGGGCTCTCAAAGTGGGAGTTGGCATCCCAGAGTAGTCCTCTTTTTGGCAGTataggtgtgtgtctgtgtacatcTGTATGTCTGCATCTGGCTGTGTCTGTGTACGTGTGTATGCACAAATGCCTAACCAGATTCGCCTCTACCTCCCCCATCACCACGCCCCCTAATGTTCAGCCTTCCCATCAATATCCCATGGACTTTAAAGTCAGCTCTCTCAATTAGGGGGCAGACATCAGTACCATCAGAGGATGCCCTCATTAGCTACCTTTATTAATCATCATGTTACATGAATACTTAATTATGGTTACTCAACAGAAGGTAGGTGCTATAAACATTAATTGGATAAAATTAATGGTATATCTACACGTTTGGAAGTAATGAGATTGGAAGAGGATGAAATTTCTCATCTATTTAACGGGGAGTTAAAAGATACTGTCTCAGggaggctggttagctcagttggttggagcgcggtgctcttaacaaggttgccagttcgatccccacatgggccactgtgagctgcgccctccacaactagagtaaacaactacttgacttggagctgatgggtcctggaaaaacacacttaaaataaataaaaatgaaaagaaaaaaatactgtctcAATATTAATTGGATGGATTAATACACGGATGTTGAAGAATATTATATAAGGTAACTAATACTATGTTTAGTATGCTGTGTAAAACTGTGGCTGTATACATTTTCTCATCTTCCCTGAGTACTTTTTCATCTGATGTTAAAGAAACTGTACAAGTGTAGCACTGGGATCCAATCAGTCTGTCGCTAATTCTACAGTGTCTCTAATTCCTTTATTTCTACTACAGCTCTAGCCACCCTGTAGCTATTTAGTAATTATCAGGGAGAGAGTTTGGGAAATGGTACCACACCACGGTTGCTAGCCTTTAAGATGGCCCCCATGATCTCCGTTTCCTAATCTTCACATCCTTTTCCAGTTCCCTTTCACACTGTACTAACTTAATGTTGGTTTGTATGATCATCAGTATACGGAGACTTAATAGTATGAGAATTCCAAGATTAGTTTAAAAGACACTGGCTTCCATCTTGCTCTTTCCCTGTAGGGGCAACTAGCTGCCATGTTGTGGGTAGCCTCATAGCAAGACCTATGTGATGAGAAAATGAGGCCTGCCAAAAGCATGGACGTCTGTTTGGAACAGATTCTTCATCCCTAGTAGAACCTTGAAACGACTGCAGCCCAAGACAACTTCGTGACTACAACCTCAAGAAAGACTGAGCCAGAACCATCAAACTACACTGTCCTCAggttcctgaccctcagaaactgggggagaaaataaatgcttgtttggGGTGATTCGTTACACAGCAATAATTAATACATATGTTAAACTACATTTCAGCATCTTATCAGGGTGAGGGATGGCCTAAGCCAAGGTCTTGTGAAAATTCTGTTGCTCTGACTGGCTACCAAGCAACAGTTGTGATGTCATCAGGATTAGAACCCTCACTAATAGGGTCTTGTTGACCATATGACGAGAAGTCCCAGATATACAGGAACTTCTCAGGTGAGCCTATCtatctctgctttcctttttactttcccAAGTAAGGTGAGTAACTTTACAAGTAATAACTACCATTTTCTTAAGTtatggtataaaatattttaactaaaatatcaggaggcatattttaaaaagtacttaatatTACTTAATGCCTTTGAGTTTCTATCCAGTATGAGCTTGTAATGTAGACCTACAGCAGTTTTAGGGTaacactgatttcttttttttaagctccTGAGGATAAACAATGAGATACTGCTCtgtttaaaatgacttttaatgttCTCTTTTGGGATTCCCTGAGAATGCTTCATTTTTATACTCATATTCTTATAACCCTCAAGTTTTCAGCCCTTAATAGTGGATTTTCTCTAATTATTCAAATGTCATGTATATCAGAGAGAGTGTTCAAAggataaaaatgtaatgtttactcaacttttaaaattaatttttatattatataaagaatatatacataaattttactttgtaaagtatatacatatttttctgacCACACCGAAAAATATCTTCATGAATAAGGATAAAGTCCTGTTTTACCATAATTCCCACGATACCTATGTCCCCCCCATTCCTCCCCTATTCACTGTTATCAGTTTAGTGTACATTCCagttcttttaattcatttacatagaCAAGTTTGTACCACAATAAAACAGCATTGTTTTGAGGGTTTGTTTTTGCATCAAAGACTAACTTTCCATGTTAGTATAACATAGCATTCCGTAACTGGATATTCCATAGTTAATTTAGCCATTCTCCCAGCTGAACCAAAATTAGGTGTCTCCAATACGTCAATATTACAAAAAAACTACTATTCCCTGTAATATTTACAGCGAATTCTGCCACTACTGgctatgatttttaaacaaaacatttaacctgtgcctcagttcttcatttgtaaagagGATTTTTACCTCCtcacaaggattaaatgaattgacACATTTATGGCCGGCTATTTGTAACTGTTACCcaacacaattattttctttgattagCTCTGATCCTTTGGTCTTGGCTCCTGGGAGACTTGATTCTCGCGTCATCTCTCAAATCAG
Proteins encoded in this window:
- the LOC117016448 gene encoding 39S ribosomal protein L52, mitochondrial — its product is MAALSTWLSTGVRRLHCSVAVRAGSQWRLQQGLAASPSGYGPLTELPDWSYADGRPAPPVKGQLRRKAQREKFARRVVLLSQEMDAGLQAWQLRQQEKFQEEERKRKNALKPKGAALQSPLPSQ